The following are from one region of the Camelus dromedarius isolate mCamDro1 chromosome 16, mCamDro1.pat, whole genome shotgun sequence genome:
- the LOC105103077 gene encoding uncharacterized protein LOC105103077 isoform X2: MEKLESLRAAGGLNGESPGNNRVEAGAGLPSVVVFHGSGPPMHSGGIVTRSPESGQLSEGTEVLGSGLSQHPGEVAGHSLGSGTYPGGTSVFGTSNLGFSGPGMYNSEDIPRSGSTRMYPDKLCEDRPRSILKNSSYAVMYKSPRAERKKSQHWDEMNILATYHPTDKDYGFMTVDEPSTPYHRLRGSDEDLLAGTSHTVTPEELAERFATMDNFCPKILLYGDNRSSGSSDTFSKTRSHKTQIDLGDSSDALAFRNQSPASATTVVLGKETDLQRKEYYRKGRYLRCSPHPELEEDTEDEQQASSTGLNWVIEDPISTEVRLLDHTGSSSEDPEATENSLKVTVTPSKPGTALSSKDSGSRAVTDWCQWLATKGLNWQSTEVSEREPRSIPNSSNQSQHRREPRQDETLRLRWTQEEETRQWKM; this comes from the exons ATGGAGAAGCTGGAATCTCTGCGGGCTGCTGGCGGCCTTAACGGGGAATCTCCTGGAAACAACAGAGTCGAGGCAGGCGCCGGGCTGCCCTCCGTAGTCGTGTTTCACGGTTCTGGGCCCCCCATGCACTCCGGGGGAATCGTAACTCGCAGTCCTGAATCTGGCCAGCTCTCCGAGGGGACAGAAGTCCTCGGTTCCGGGCTCAGCCAGCACCCTGGGGAGGTCGCGGGCCACAGCCTTGGGTCTGGCACATACCCTGGCGGAACCAGTGTATTCGGGACGTCCAACCTGGGGTTCTCGGGGCCTGGAATGTACAACTCGGAGGACATTCCGCGCTCCGGGTCAACTCGCATGTACCCCGACAAACTCTGTGAGGACCGGCCCCGGAGCATCCTAAAAAACAGCAGCTACGCTGTGATGTATAAATCCCCCAGGGCGGAGAG GAAAAAGTCTCAGCACTGGGATGAAATGAATATCCTGGCCACCTACCACCCTACCGACAAGGACTATGGATTTATGACGGTGGATGAGCCCAGCACTCCCTACCACAG ACTGCGGGGCAGCGATGAGGACCTGCTCGCTGGGACCTCCCACACAGTGACTCCTGAGGAGCTAGCAGAGAG GTTTGCAACAATGGACAATTTCTGCCCCAAGATCCTCCTGTACGGTGATAACAGAAGCTCAGGGTCTTCAGACACCTTTTCCAAGACAC GTAGCCATAAGACTCAGATTGATTTGGGTGACTCCTCAGATGCCCTTGCCTTCAGAAATCAGTCCCCAGCTTCAGCCACCACTGTCGTGTTGGGGAAGGAGACAGATCTGCAACGCAAGGAGTATTACAGAAAAGGAAGATACCTGAGGTGCTCTCCCCACCCTGAGCTTgaggaggacacagaagatgagCAGCAGGCCA GCTCCACAGGCTTGAACTGGGTGATTGAAGATCCCATCAGCACCGAAGTCCGTCTGCTGGACCACACCGGAAGCTCCTCAGAGGATCCTGAGGCCACAGAGAACTCCCTGAAGGTGACAGTGACACCATCGAAGCCTG GTACTGCCCTGTCCTCCAAAGACAGTGGGTCCCGAGCAGTGACTGATTGGTGTCAGTGGCTGGCAACCAAGGGGCTGAACTGGCAAAGCACAGAAGTCTCAGAGAGGGAACCTAGAAGCATCCCAAATTCCTCAAACCAGAGCCAGCACAGACGTGAGCCCCGGCAAG
- the LOC105103077 gene encoding uncharacterized protein LOC105103077 isoform X1: MEKLESLRAAGGLNGESPGNNRVEAGAGLPSVVVFHGSGPPMHSGGIVTRSPESGQLSEGTEVLGSGLSQHPGEVAGHSLGSGTYPGGTSVFGTSNLGFSGPGMYNSEDIPRSGSTRMYPDKLCEDRPRSILKNSSYAVMYKSPRAERKKSQHWDEMNILATYHPTDKDYGFMTVDEPSTPYHRLRGSDEDLLAGTSHTVTPEELAERFATMDNFCPKILLYGDNRSSGSSDTFSKTQSSDFEKHRKAHYNEGKFLKLQRNLPLDNNKKSSVGSVSVSSGGRGVVLDPEPRPAERGGAGGLTRGVKDEFGLVTRNDILEAKGSHKTQIDLGDSSDALAFRNQSPASATTVVLGKETDLQRKEYYRKGRYLRCSPHPELEEDTEDEQQASSTGLNWVIEDPISTEVRLLDHTGSSSEDPEATENSLKVTVTPSKPGTALSSKDSGSRAVTDWCQWLATKGLNWQSTEVSEREPRSIPNSSNQSQHRREPRQDETLRLRWTQEEETRQWKM; this comes from the exons ATGGAGAAGCTGGAATCTCTGCGGGCTGCTGGCGGCCTTAACGGGGAATCTCCTGGAAACAACAGAGTCGAGGCAGGCGCCGGGCTGCCCTCCGTAGTCGTGTTTCACGGTTCTGGGCCCCCCATGCACTCCGGGGGAATCGTAACTCGCAGTCCTGAATCTGGCCAGCTCTCCGAGGGGACAGAAGTCCTCGGTTCCGGGCTCAGCCAGCACCCTGGGGAGGTCGCGGGCCACAGCCTTGGGTCTGGCACATACCCTGGCGGAACCAGTGTATTCGGGACGTCCAACCTGGGGTTCTCGGGGCCTGGAATGTACAACTCGGAGGACATTCCGCGCTCCGGGTCAACTCGCATGTACCCCGACAAACTCTGTGAGGACCGGCCCCGGAGCATCCTAAAAAACAGCAGCTACGCTGTGATGTATAAATCCCCCAGGGCGGAGAG GAAAAAGTCTCAGCACTGGGATGAAATGAATATCCTGGCCACCTACCACCCTACCGACAAGGACTATGGATTTATGACGGTGGATGAGCCCAGCACTCCCTACCACAG ACTGCGGGGCAGCGATGAGGACCTGCTCGCTGGGACCTCCCACACAGTGACTCCTGAGGAGCTAGCAGAGAG GTTTGCAACAATGGACAATTTCTGCCCCAAGATCCTCCTGTACGGTGATAACAGAAGCTCAGGGTCTTCAGACACCTTTTCCAAGACAC AATCCAGTGATTTTGAAAAGCACCGCAAGGCACACTACAATGAAGGAAAGTTCCTCAAGCTTCAGAGAAACCTGCCCTTGGATAATAACAAGAAAAGCAGTGTGGGTAGTGTCAGTGTGAGCAGTGGGGGTCGAGGTGTGGTGTTggacccagagcccaggcctgcggagagaggaggggcaggaggcctgACCAGAGGAGTCAAAGATGAGTTTGGCCTGGTGACCAGAAACGACATCTTGGAAGCCAAAG GTAGCCATAAGACTCAGATTGATTTGGGTGACTCCTCAGATGCCCTTGCCTTCAGAAATCAGTCCCCAGCTTCAGCCACCACTGTCGTGTTGGGGAAGGAGACAGATCTGCAACGCAAGGAGTATTACAGAAAAGGAAGATACCTGAGGTGCTCTCCCCACCCTGAGCTTgaggaggacacagaagatgagCAGCAGGCCA GCTCCACAGGCTTGAACTGGGTGATTGAAGATCCCATCAGCACCGAAGTCCGTCTGCTGGACCACACCGGAAGCTCCTCAGAGGATCCTGAGGCCACAGAGAACTCCCTGAAGGTGACAGTGACACCATCGAAGCCTG GTACTGCCCTGTCCTCCAAAGACAGTGGGTCCCGAGCAGTGACTGATTGGTGTCAGTGGCTGGCAACCAAGGGGCTGAACTGGCAAAGCACAGAAGTCTCAGAGAGGGAACCTAGAAGCATCCCAAATTCCTCAAACCAGAGCCAGCACAGACGTGAGCCCCGGCAAG
- the LOC105103077 gene encoding uncharacterized protein LOC105103077 isoform X3: MNILATYHPTDKDYGFMTVDEPSTPYHRLRGSDEDLLAGTSHTVTPEELAERFATMDNFCPKILLYGDNRSSGSSDTFSKTQSSDFEKHRKAHYNEGKFLKLQRNLPLDNNKKSSVGSVSVSSGGRGVVLDPEPRPAERGGAGGLTRGVKDEFGLVTRNDILEAKGSHKTQIDLGDSSDALAFRNQSPASATTVVLGKETDLQRKEYYRKGRYLRCSPHPELEEDTEDEQQASSTGLNWVIEDPISTEVRLLDHTGSSSEDPEATENSLKVTVTPSKPGTALSSKDSGSRAVTDWCQWLATKGLNWQSTEVSEREPRSIPNSSNQSQHRREPRQDETLRLRWTQEEETRQWKM; this comes from the exons ATGAATATCCTGGCCACCTACCACCCTACCGACAAGGACTATGGATTTATGACGGTGGATGAGCCCAGCACTCCCTACCACAG ACTGCGGGGCAGCGATGAGGACCTGCTCGCTGGGACCTCCCACACAGTGACTCCTGAGGAGCTAGCAGAGAG GTTTGCAACAATGGACAATTTCTGCCCCAAGATCCTCCTGTACGGTGATAACAGAAGCTCAGGGTCTTCAGACACCTTTTCCAAGACAC AATCCAGTGATTTTGAAAAGCACCGCAAGGCACACTACAATGAAGGAAAGTTCCTCAAGCTTCAGAGAAACCTGCCCTTGGATAATAACAAGAAAAGCAGTGTGGGTAGTGTCAGTGTGAGCAGTGGGGGTCGAGGTGTGGTGTTggacccagagcccaggcctgcggagagaggaggggcaggaggcctgACCAGAGGAGTCAAAGATGAGTTTGGCCTGGTGACCAGAAACGACATCTTGGAAGCCAAAG GTAGCCATAAGACTCAGATTGATTTGGGTGACTCCTCAGATGCCCTTGCCTTCAGAAATCAGTCCCCAGCTTCAGCCACCACTGTCGTGTTGGGGAAGGAGACAGATCTGCAACGCAAGGAGTATTACAGAAAAGGAAGATACCTGAGGTGCTCTCCCCACCCTGAGCTTgaggaggacacagaagatgagCAGCAGGCCA GCTCCACAGGCTTGAACTGGGTGATTGAAGATCCCATCAGCACCGAAGTCCGTCTGCTGGACCACACCGGAAGCTCCTCAGAGGATCCTGAGGCCACAGAGAACTCCCTGAAGGTGACAGTGACACCATCGAAGCCTG GTACTGCCCTGTCCTCCAAAGACAGTGGGTCCCGAGCAGTGACTGATTGGTGTCAGTGGCTGGCAACCAAGGGGCTGAACTGGCAAAGCACAGAAGTCTCAGAGAGGGAACCTAGAAGCATCCCAAATTCCTCAAACCAGAGCCAGCACAGACGTGAGCCCCGGCAAG